The following coding sequences are from one Azospirillum humicireducens window:
- a CDS encoding ABC transporter substrate-binding protein has product MVQAGVYSAVLSHLKAIDASGTDKVLTVVNQLKTMPIEDLFARNGKVRADGRMVRAATIHVAGQSVERTISA; this is encoded by the coding sequence ATGGTGCAGGCCGGCGTCTATTCGGCGGTCCTGAGCCACCTGAAGGCCATCGACGCCAGCGGCACCGACAAGGTCCTGACCGTGGTCAACCAGCTGAAGACCATGCCCATAGAGGACCTGTTCGCCCGCAACGGCAAGGTCCGCGCCGACGGCCGCATGGTCCGTGCCGCAACAATCCATGTGGCCGGTCAGAGCGTCGAGCGGACCATTTCGGCATAG
- a CDS encoding LysR family transcriptional regulator — MGNGNNWDDLRYLLAVARHGSLSAAARVLGVNHSTVLRRVTALEQALGARLFDKLPGGYVLTAAGDEMHRVAQKMEEDLAAANRLLSGRDTRIGGSLRVTTVDILTLYILPRHIAAFRRLHPELRVDLVAAEASLSLTRREADVAIRATSRPPENLVGRAVSGLAFAVYGASSYLERAGDAGDLDRHPWVGLDESFEHTSLAQWMKRTVPAASIGYRVNSVAGAVEAVRAGIGLGLLPCGVVDRDPGFRRIGDPVPEADAKLWLLTHEDLRHMGRVRAFLDFMADALTRERDLLEGRCPGGIPLSAQITLSPAGRG, encoded by the coding sequence ATGGGAAATGGTAACAATTGGGACGATCTGCGTTACCTGCTGGCCGTGGCGCGGCACGGCTCCCTGTCCGCCGCCGCCCGCGTCCTGGGGGTGAACCACAGCACGGTTCTGCGCCGGGTGACGGCGCTGGAGCAGGCGCTGGGCGCCCGGCTGTTCGACAAGCTGCCCGGCGGCTATGTGCTGACCGCGGCGGGCGACGAGATGCACCGGGTGGCGCAGAAGATGGAGGAGGATCTGGCCGCCGCCAACCGCCTGCTGTCCGGCCGCGACACCCGGATCGGCGGCAGCCTGCGCGTGACCACCGTCGACATCCTGACGCTCTACATCCTGCCGCGCCACATCGCCGCCTTCCGCCGGCTGCATCCCGAGCTGCGCGTCGATCTGGTGGCGGCGGAGGCATCGCTCAGCCTGACCCGCCGCGAAGCCGACGTGGCGATCCGCGCCACCAGCCGGCCGCCGGAGAACCTCGTTGGGCGCGCCGTCTCCGGACTGGCCTTCGCGGTCTACGGGGCGTCCTCCTACCTGGAGCGGGCCGGGGATGCCGGCGACCTGGACCGCCACCCGTGGGTGGGGCTGGACGAGTCCTTCGAGCACACCTCCCTCGCCCAGTGGATGAAGCGGACTGTGCCGGCGGCCTCCATCGGCTACCGGGTCAATTCGGTCGCCGGGGCGGTGGAGGCGGTGCGGGCCGGAATCGGCCTCGGCCTGCTGCCCTGCGGGGTGGTGGACCGCGACCCCGGCTTCCGCCGCATCGGCGATCCGGTGCCGGAGGCCGACGCCAAGCTCTGGCTGCTGACGCACGAGGATCTCCGCCACATGGGCCGCGTCCGCGCCTTCCTGGACTTCATGGCCGACGCGCTGACCCGCGAGCGCGACCTGCTGGAGGGGCGCTGTCCGGGGGGTATCCCTCTCTCCGCCCAAATCACCCTCTCCCCCGCGGGGAGAGGGTGA
- a CDS encoding glutathione S-transferase family protein has product MPQLVNGVWEKGDIAASEIRNGAFHREPTRFRDWITPDGAPDTEGRPTLPAVAGRYHLYVSYLCPWASRTLIVRVLKGLEGVIGLSAAEPVLGEDGWVYAEDQHAGEGIGPFRHHHRLYTASDPAYTGKVSVPVLWDRQERRIVNNESADIIRILNSAFDRLTGNLLDLYPEPLRPEIDRWNGLVYDSVNNGVYRCGFAKSQASYDEAFDGLFAMLDRLEDRLSASRYLAGEHLTEADWRLFVTLVRFDAAYHGAFKCNLRRIEDYPNLSAYLRELYQWPGIRDTVRLDHIKAGYYTNPAINPTLIVPKGPALDFDRSHDRDRLPGKGIWQRG; this is encoded by the coding sequence ATGCCGCAGCTTGTGAATGGTGTTTGGGAGAAGGGCGACATCGCGGCCAGCGAGATCAGGAACGGCGCCTTCCACCGCGAGCCGACCCGCTTCCGCGACTGGATCACGCCGGACGGCGCACCGGACACCGAGGGGCGCCCGACCCTGCCGGCGGTGGCCGGACGCTATCACCTCTATGTCTCCTACCTGTGCCCGTGGGCCTCGCGGACGCTGATCGTCCGCGTGCTGAAGGGGCTGGAGGGGGTGATCGGCCTGTCCGCCGCCGAACCGGTGCTGGGCGAGGACGGCTGGGTCTATGCCGAGGATCAGCACGCCGGCGAGGGCATCGGCCCCTTCCGCCACCATCACCGGCTCTATACCGCGAGCGATCCCGCCTATACCGGCAAGGTCTCGGTGCCGGTGCTGTGGGACCGGCAGGAGCGCCGCATCGTCAACAACGAGTCGGCCGACATCATCCGCATCCTGAACAGCGCCTTCGACCGTCTGACCGGAAACCTGCTGGACCTTTATCCCGAGCCGCTGCGGCCGGAGATCGACCGCTGGAACGGGCTGGTCTATGACAGCGTCAACAACGGCGTGTACCGCTGCGGCTTCGCCAAGTCGCAGGCCAGCTACGACGAGGCGTTCGACGGGCTGTTCGCCATGCTGGACCGGCTGGAGGATCGTCTTTCGGCCAGCCGCTATCTGGCGGGGGAGCATCTGACCGAGGCCGACTGGCGCCTGTTCGTCACGCTGGTGCGCTTCGACGCCGCCTACCATGGCGCCTTCAAATGCAACCTGCGCCGGATCGAGGACTACCCGAACCTGTCCGCCTATTTGCGCGAGCTGTACCAGTGGCCGGGCATCCGCGACACGGTAAGGCTCGACCACATCAAGGCGGGATACTACACCAATCCCGCCATCAACCCGACCCTGATCGTGCCGAAGGGGCCGGCGCTGGACTTCGACCGCAGCCATGACCGCGACCGGCTGCCGGGCAAGGGGATCTGGCAGCGGGGGTGA
- a CDS encoding YceI family protein codes for MKKTLFAAALFVATAAGSLTPAFAAPVSYKIDPAHTAVAFIVNHIGFSNVIGRFNTVGGDISFDKDAVEKSTVNVTIDAASIDTNHAKRDEHLRSPDFFNAKEFPKLTFKSTKIEKTGDKTGKLHGDLTMLGVTKPVVLDVTFNKDGVSPASKLETAGFSARGTVKRTDFGMKYGAPAVGDDIQLLIEIEAVKS; via the coding sequence ATGAAGAAGACCCTGTTCGCCGCCGCCCTGTTCGTCGCCACCGCCGCCGGCAGCCTGACTCCCGCCTTCGCCGCCCCGGTCAGCTACAAGATCGATCCGGCGCACACGGCCGTCGCCTTCATCGTCAACCACATCGGCTTCTCCAACGTGATCGGCCGCTTCAACACGGTCGGCGGCGACATCAGCTTCGACAAGGACGCGGTGGAAAAGAGCACGGTGAACGTCACCATCGACGCCGCCAGCATCGACACCAACCACGCCAAGCGTGACGAGCATCTGCGCTCCCCCGACTTCTTCAACGCGAAGGAGTTCCCGAAGCTGACCTTCAAGAGCACCAAGATCGAGAAGACCGGCGACAAGACCGGCAAGCTGCACGGCGACCTGACCATGCTGGGCGTGACCAAGCCGGTGGTTCTGGACGTCACCTTCAACAAGGACGGCGTCAGCCCGGCCAGCAAGCTGGAGACCGCCGGCTTCTCCGCCCGCGGCACGGTGAAGCGCACCGATTTCGGCATGAAGTACGGCGCCCCGGCCGTCGGCGACGACATCCAGCTGCTGATCGAGATCGAGGCGGTCAAGTCCTGA
- a CDS encoding Crp/Fnr family transcriptional regulator: MPPPPDPAVLRGMPLFAGLEADALAEVVALARPRRHARGGALFTQGEPAAAGHALIDGRVKIVQTGPDGQQVVMRFIGPGEMFGTLAIFTDGLYPADAVAVADCVQLSWPAAAMTELMDRHPAIARNALSIVGSRLREVQNRLREVATERVERRIAHALLRLVRQAGRRVEAGVEIDFPLSRQDVAEMTGTTLHTVSRTLSAWESQGIVESGRQQVVIRKPHGLVAIAEDLPPPTPRG, translated from the coding sequence ATGCCTCCGCCCCCCGATCCCGCAGTTCTGCGCGGCATGCCGCTGTTCGCCGGGCTGGAGGCCGATGCGCTGGCGGAGGTTGTGGCGCTCGCCCGTCCCCGCCGGCATGCGCGTGGCGGCGCCCTGTTCACGCAAGGGGAGCCGGCAGCGGCCGGCCATGCGCTGATCGACGGGCGGGTGAAGATCGTGCAGACCGGCCCCGACGGCCAGCAGGTGGTGATGCGCTTCATCGGTCCCGGCGAGATGTTCGGGACGCTGGCGATCTTCACCGACGGGCTCTATCCGGCCGATGCCGTCGCGGTTGCCGATTGCGTCCAGCTGTCCTGGCCGGCCGCCGCGATGACGGAGTTGATGGACCGGCATCCCGCCATCGCCCGCAACGCGCTGTCCATCGTCGGCAGTCGGTTGCGGGAGGTGCAGAACCGCCTGCGCGAGGTCGCGACCGAACGGGTGGAGCGCCGCATCGCGCATGCCCTGCTGCGTCTGGTGCGACAGGCCGGCCGGCGGGTGGAGGCGGGTGTGGAGATCGATTTTCCGCTGTCGCGCCAGGACGTGGCGGAGATGACCGGCACCACGCTGCACACTGTCAGCCGCACCCTGTCGGCTTGGGAAAGCCAGGGGATCGTCGAAAGCGGCCGGCAGCAGGTGGTGATCCGCAAGCCCCACGGGCTGGTCGCCATCGCGGAGGATCTGCCGCCGCCAACGCCGCGCGGCTGA
- a CDS encoding DUF1858 domain-containing protein yields MASPSSMARTTARTALADMTMADLMRDRPAVVPVLLRRGLACPGCAMAPFMTLREAAEAYGLELGALLDDLAAADGRLFLSLEIR; encoded by the coding sequence ATGGCCTCCCCTTCCTCCATGGCCCGGACGACGGCCAGGACGGCGCTCGCCGACATGACCATGGCCGATCTCATGCGTGACCGCCCCGCGGTGGTGCCGGTCCTGCTTCGCCGCGGGCTTGCTTGTCCCGGCTGTGCCATGGCCCCTTTCATGACCTTGCGGGAAGCGGCCGAGGCCTATGGGCTGGAGTTGGGCGCCCTGCTGGACGATCTCGCCGCCGCAGATGGCCGGCTTTTCCTTTCCCTGGAGATCCGGTGA
- a CDS encoding NnrS family protein, with translation MHASAPVPSVTSIHRLIYPAAAFHAALAVPLWLAAVGGLLPVEWSPALHAHEMTLGYALAVVGGFLMTRLSRRMVAVAFLSWLAGRLALLGGLPAAVAIPVGLAYPLLLFVVAGLPFLRTSRSGHNAVFGPLIGAFLLAEALFWASELGLGPANGLPVGLLLIATLLLTMGGRVIPAATAGALRRRGIALAQRVQPRLEAMGVVGALLCLVSAATGLLPPLGAAGAAMAGASALLRLARWKPLLLLRQPEIAALHLGYLCLGVGWLLTASTALLDLPPAAAWHMLGVGALGILASAMMIRTTLQREAEPERFPPAATIAVTLMAAAAVLRLAAVWSPSMALLAAAGACWTLSQLLTAAVLLTRPRRGKR, from the coding sequence ATGCATGCCTCCGCCCCCGTCCCCTCCGTCACCAGCATACACCGGCTGATCTACCCGGCAGCCGCCTTCCATGCCGCACTGGCCGTGCCGCTGTGGCTGGCGGCGGTCGGCGGCCTGCTGCCGGTGGAATGGTCGCCGGCTCTGCATGCCCACGAGATGACGTTGGGCTATGCGCTGGCGGTGGTCGGCGGCTTCCTGATGACGCGGCTGTCGCGGCGGATGGTGGCGGTGGCCTTCCTGTCCTGGCTGGCCGGGCGGCTGGCGCTGCTGGGCGGACTGCCCGCGGCGGTGGCCATCCCGGTCGGGCTCGCCTATCCGTTGCTGCTGTTCGTGGTCGCCGGCCTGCCGTTCCTGCGCACCAGCCGCAGCGGCCACAACGCGGTGTTCGGTCCGCTGATCGGCGCCTTCCTGCTGGCGGAGGCGCTGTTCTGGGCATCGGAGCTCGGCCTCGGTCCGGCCAACGGGCTGCCGGTCGGGCTGCTGCTGATCGCGACCTTGCTGCTGACGATGGGCGGGCGCGTCATCCCGGCGGCGACGGCCGGCGCCCTGCGCCGCCGCGGCATCGCCCTGGCACAGCGGGTGCAGCCGCGGCTGGAGGCGATGGGGGTGGTTGGTGCCCTACTCTGCCTGGTCTCGGCGGCGACCGGCCTGCTGCCGCCGCTGGGGGCCGCCGGTGCGGCGATGGCGGGGGCGAGCGCGCTGCTGCGGCTGGCCCGCTGGAAGCCGCTTCTCCTGCTGCGGCAGCCGGAGATCGCCGCGCTGCATCTGGGCTATCTCTGCCTCGGCGTCGGCTGGCTGCTGACCGCTTCCACGGCGCTTCTGGACCTGCCGCCGGCTGCCGCCTGGCATATGCTGGGGGTGGGCGCACTCGGCATCCTCGCCAGCGCCATGATGATCCGTACCACCCTGCAGCGGGAGGCGGAGCCCGAGCGCTTCCCGCCCGCCGCCACCATTGCCGTCACGCTGATGGCCGCCGCCGCCGTCCTGCGGCTGGCGGCGGTGTGGTCGCCCTCGATGGCGCTGCTGGCGGCGGCGGGAGCCTGCTGGACGCTCTCCCAGCTTCTGACCGCCGCCGTCCTGCTCACCCGGCCGAGGCGGGGAAAGCGATGA
- a CDS encoding DUF2249 domain-containing protein, with amino-acid sequence MPTTTLHGTRTTQAEPVLDLRAIPPYQRHQLIFQSVQDLNPGDGFSLVNDHDPRPLHHQLLSLFGAGFSWEYLQQGPEVWQVRIARPEGAAATSLRVRIARNGDVAVAADDARLGPDGSGASVCEVTDCPPGTLQADVLSLLQGVIPPAGTVSIAYERLLARRNGSCCGGMCG; translated from the coding sequence ATGCCGACCACCACCCTCCATGGCACCCGGACCACGCAGGCCGAACCGGTCCTGGACCTTCGCGCCATTCCGCCCTACCAGCGCCACCAGCTGATCTTCCAGTCGGTGCAGGATCTGAACCCAGGCGACGGCTTCTCGCTGGTCAACGACCATGACCCGCGCCCGCTGCACCACCAGCTCCTCAGCCTGTTCGGCGCCGGCTTCTCCTGGGAGTATCTGCAGCAGGGTCCCGAGGTCTGGCAGGTTCGCATCGCCCGTCCGGAAGGGGCGGCGGCGACCAGCCTGCGCGTGCGCATCGCCCGCAACGGTGACGTGGCTGTCGCAGCCGACGATGCGCGACTGGGGCCGGACGGCAGCGGCGCCTCGGTCTGCGAGGTGACGGACTGCCCGCCGGGCACGCTGCAGGCCGACGTGCTGTCGCTGCTGCAGGGCGTGATCCCGCCGGCCGGCACGGTCAGCATCGCCTATGAGCGGCTGCTGGCGCGGCGCAACGGCTCCTGTTGCGGCGGCATGTGCGGGTGA
- a CDS encoding ABC transporter ATP-binding protein, translated as MVNENGEFKDSSYDELAEKHVSVRRVLGLFKAYATRLVLLLILIVASSALGVASPFLLRAIIDDALPNGNLGLLARLAGSLIVLACLGAAMGALQVAITSRVGQAIMHDLRVSVYAHLQTLSLGFFTTTRTGEVQSRIASDIGGLQALVTHTASELTRNVSTVVMTMVAMLALDWRLALFSFLVLPVAIWISHRVGILREEITYEQQLRIADMSSMVQESLSISGIILARTMGRTDHLTRRFVRSSEGVAALEVRSHTAGQWQWAVIDLVLQALPASTLLLGGILMGQGTSVVTIGTLVAMIALQEQLLWPLEEVLRSSVEIRTTRALFARIFDYLDRPVEIRERPDPTIPDQDSIRGAIRLHEVSFAYAGSQRPTIDGVSIDIPAGSHVAIVGATGSGKTTLGHLLARLYDVDAGSISYDGVDVRDLSLQSLTDLLGVVTQEPYLLNATIADNLRFAKPDASDDDLVAAAKVAQVHDMISALPNGYDTLVGERGYRFSGGEKQRIALARTILRRPRVLLMDEATSALDPVTERAMSQALESIARECTTITIAHRLSTVRHADRIVVMDKGQIVEQGRHDELVARGGVYAEMVRSTL; from the coding sequence ATGGTGAATGAAAACGGGGAATTCAAGGATTCCTCTTACGACGAGCTTGCCGAGAAGCACGTTTCTGTGCGTCGCGTGCTCGGTCTGTTCAAGGCCTATGCCACCCGCCTGGTCTTGCTGCTCATCCTGATCGTTGCATCATCGGCTTTGGGCGTCGCCTCGCCTTTCCTGTTGCGCGCCATCATCGATGATGCGCTGCCGAACGGCAATCTTGGGCTTCTGGCACGTCTCGCTGGCAGCCTGATCGTTCTTGCCTGCCTTGGGGCCGCAATGGGCGCCCTTCAGGTGGCGATCACGTCAAGGGTCGGACAGGCGATCATGCATGACTTGCGGGTGAGTGTTTACGCACATCTGCAAACCCTGTCCCTCGGCTTTTTCACGACGACCCGGACGGGCGAGGTGCAGTCCCGCATCGCCAGCGACATCGGCGGCCTGCAGGCGCTCGTCACCCACACCGCAAGCGAGCTGACGCGCAACGTCAGTACGGTCGTGATGACGATGGTCGCTATGCTGGCGCTGGACTGGCGACTGGCCCTGTTCTCATTTCTGGTTCTGCCGGTCGCGATCTGGATCAGCCATCGTGTCGGGATATTGCGCGAGGAGATCACCTACGAGCAGCAGCTCCGGATCGCCGACATGTCGTCCATGGTGCAGGAATCCCTGTCGATCTCCGGCATCATCCTCGCACGCACGATGGGGCGCACCGACCATCTGACGCGGCGGTTCGTCCGCAGCTCCGAGGGAGTGGCGGCGCTCGAGGTACGATCCCACACCGCCGGTCAGTGGCAATGGGCGGTGATCGACCTGGTGCTGCAGGCACTGCCGGCGTCAACCTTGCTGCTCGGCGGCATTCTCATGGGCCAGGGGACATCGGTGGTGACCATCGGCACGCTGGTCGCCATGATCGCCCTGCAGGAGCAACTGCTCTGGCCGCTGGAGGAGGTTCTGAGGTCCAGCGTCGAGATCAGAACGACGCGTGCCCTGTTTGCGCGCATCTTCGATTATCTCGACCGGCCGGTCGAGATCCGTGAACGGCCCGACCCAACCATTCCCGATCAGGACAGCATCCGCGGCGCGATCCGCCTCCATGAGGTCAGCTTCGCCTACGCCGGGTCTCAGCGGCCGACGATAGACGGGGTCTCGATCGATATTCCTGCCGGATCGCATGTGGCGATCGTGGGCGCGACCGGATCCGGGAAGACAACGCTCGGCCACCTTCTTGCCCGGCTCTACGATGTGGACGCGGGCTCGATCAGCTACGACGGCGTCGATGTTCGCGATCTGAGTTTGCAGTCGTTGACGGACCTGCTCGGTGTCGTCACCCAGGAACCCTACCTGCTCAACGCGACCATCGCCGACAATCTCCGTTTTGCCAAACCGGATGCCTCGGATGACGATCTGGTCGCGGCCGCGAAGGTCGCGCAGGTCCACGATATGATATCGGCGCTTCCCAACGGCTACGACACGCTGGTCGGTGAGCGTGGCTATCGCTTTTCCGGCGGCGAGAAGCAGCGCATCGCACTGGCGCGCACCATACTGCGGCGTCCCCGTGTGCTGCTGATGGATGAAGCGACCAGCGCGTTGGATCCCGTCACGGAGCGGGCGATGTCGCAGGCGCTTGAATCGATTGCCAGGGAGTGCACCACGATCACCATCGCCCACCGGCTCTCCACGGTCCGGCATGCCGATCGGATCGTTGTGATGGACAAAGGGCAGATCGTCGAGCAAGGCAGACATGATGAATTGGTTGCACGCGGCGGGGTCTATGCCGAAATGGTCCGCTCGACGCTCTGA
- a CDS encoding DEAD/DEAH box helicase, whose translation MPQLRTHQQLVSAIADAIGQQQTEVRDVLAAVTPGGGKSLLPVIMAAALHKAGRIDRVCWIVPRDSLRQQAEEAFVDPRWREVLGHNLALRAAENGRDLCRGLQGYITTYQAVAAAPDLHLQEFRRHRYLLAVDELHHLPAVFDTDRMAAVEEETAWSRSILPLLENASARLLMSGTLERADGRPILWLPYRAPQGTRKVREIDFKAPGWAVVGYSRRQALAEKAILPVTFGAMDGSASWLDAERTNRWVDALSKAGENTRDALFTALRTGFAQAMLREAYRSCREHRAKRRAELKLPRGRDDAGLGKLLVIAPDQGTARFYLETLQGWMPREQAGRMARLAISDCRDAQEVVAAFRLRAEPAVLVSVAMAYEGLDAPSITHVACLTHIRSRPWLEQAIARATRVDPHGGPYDRQRALIYHPSDALFEQFRTMVETQQGTRAMVKTRRPQQELPFERSTEREPEIIPLESNATALSFAVVAPGPDFGSHSRDPGELPLTPSAAEHHLRQRIGQLVAAQVIEDEDNNLVAEGPTGYHIYNAVLKRLMKKARSEMTLSELEAAVGWLERNRLSDHRHLIADDPQFRWSTRRRGAHRAGYGMPAARGAGGIPSPPRGEG comes from the coding sequence ATGCCGCAGCTGAGAACCCATCAGCAACTGGTCAGCGCCATCGCCGACGCCATCGGCCAGCAGCAGACGGAGGTTCGCGACGTTCTTGCGGCGGTGACGCCCGGCGGGGGGAAATCGCTGCTGCCGGTCATCATGGCGGCAGCACTGCACAAGGCGGGGCGGATCGACCGGGTGTGCTGGATCGTGCCGCGCGACAGCCTGCGCCAGCAGGCGGAGGAGGCCTTCGTCGATCCGCGCTGGCGCGAGGTGTTGGGACACAATCTCGCCCTGCGCGCGGCGGAGAACGGGCGGGACCTCTGCCGTGGCCTGCAAGGCTACATCACGACCTATCAGGCGGTGGCCGCCGCGCCGGACCTGCATTTGCAGGAGTTCCGCCGTCACCGCTATCTGCTGGCGGTGGACGAACTGCACCATCTGCCGGCGGTGTTCGACACCGACCGCATGGCGGCGGTCGAGGAGGAAACCGCCTGGAGCCGGTCGATCCTGCCGCTTCTGGAGAATGCGTCGGCCCGGCTGCTGATGAGCGGGACGCTGGAGCGCGCCGACGGCCGTCCGATCCTGTGGCTGCCCTATCGCGCGCCGCAGGGAACACGCAAGGTGCGGGAAATCGACTTCAAGGCGCCGGGCTGGGCGGTGGTCGGCTATTCCCGCCGGCAGGCGCTGGCCGAGAAGGCGATCCTGCCCGTCACCTTCGGGGCGATGGACGGCTCGGCCTCCTGGCTGGATGCCGAGCGCACCAACCGCTGGGTCGATGCCCTGTCCAAGGCGGGGGAGAACACGCGCGACGCCCTGTTCACTGCGCTCCGCACCGGCTTCGCCCAGGCGATGCTGCGCGAGGCCTACCGCTCTTGTCGGGAGCATCGGGCGAAGCGGCGGGCGGAGCTGAAGCTGCCGCGCGGGCGCGACGATGCGGGACTGGGCAAGCTGCTGGTGATCGCGCCCGACCAGGGGACGGCGCGCTTCTATCTGGAGACGCTGCAGGGCTGGATGCCGAGGGAACAGGCCGGGCGCATGGCGCGGCTCGCCATTTCCGACTGCCGCGACGCGCAGGAGGTGGTTGCCGCATTCCGGCTGCGGGCCGAGCCGGCGGTTCTGGTCTCCGTCGCCATGGCCTATGAGGGGCTGGATGCGCCGTCCATCACCCATGTCGCCTGCCTGACCCACATCCGCTCCCGCCCCTGGCTGGAGCAGGCCATCGCGCGGGCGACAAGGGTGGACCCGCATGGCGGTCCCTATGACCGGCAGCGGGCGCTGATCTACCACCCCTCCGACGCGCTGTTCGAGCAGTTCCGCACCATGGTGGAGACCCAGCAGGGCACCCGCGCCATGGTGAAGACCCGCCGCCCCCAGCAGGAGCTTCCCTTCGAGCGCAGCACGGAGCGCGAGCCGGAGATCATTCCGCTGGAATCCAACGCCACCGCGCTCAGCTTCGCCGTGGTGGCGCCCGGCCCGGACTTCGGCTCCCACTCGCGCGATCCGGGAGAGCTGCCGCTGACGCCGAGCGCCGCCGAGCATCACCTGCGCCAGCGCATCGGCCAGCTGGTCGCGGCGCAGGTGATCGAGGACGAGGACAACAACCTCGTCGCCGAGGGGCCGACCGGCTACCACATCTACAACGCAGTGCTGAAGCGGCTGATGAAGAAGGCGCGCTCCGAAATGACGCTGTCGGAGCTGGAGGCGGCCGTCGGCTGGCTGGAGCGCAACCGGCTGTCCGACCACCGCCACCTGATCGCCGACGACCCGCAGTTCCGATGGTCCACGCGGCGGCGGGGGGCGCACCGGGCGGGTTATGGGATGCCTGCGGCTCGCGGCGCCGGCGGAATCCCCTCTCCCCCCCGTGGAGAGGGTTAG
- a CDS encoding LacI family DNA-binding transcriptional regulator yields the protein MNNQINDAPLTLRDVAAAAGVSLATADRVINGRPGVSAKTALKVHEAVQRLGFRPLAAAAELARSRSWRFAVVLPGGGNRFMLDIADNIRAQADWFRARRIAVEIVETDVFDADTLAAELSMLPGRFDAVALVALDHPRIRAAIDDLVEGGMAVVTLVSDAPSSRRQHYVGIDNIAAGRTAGSLVGRFLGPPRIGEAGKVEPGGAVGIVTGSGSLRDHAERRFGFGQVLAEEYPHLIRLPPVEGRDDPDRNRDLVRRMLADSPDLVAIYNTGEGSVGIGEALAEAGLARKILCVGHELTPATRRMLLDGTFAALVAQDPGHEVRSMARVLHALVTGQEIVAAQEHIRVQVILRDNLP from the coding sequence ATGAACAATCAAATCAACGACGCACCTCTGACCCTGCGCGACGTGGCGGCGGCGGCCGGGGTCAGCCTTGCGACGGCCGACCGGGTCATCAACGGACGGCCGGGCGTCAGCGCCAAGACCGCGCTCAAGGTGCATGAGGCGGTGCAGCGGCTGGGGTTCCGCCCGCTGGCGGCGGCGGCGGAGCTGGCGCGGTCGCGCTCCTGGCGCTTCGCCGTGGTCCTGCCCGGCGGCGGCAACCGCTTCATGCTGGACATCGCCGACAACATCCGCGCCCAGGCCGACTGGTTCCGCGCCCGGCGCATTGCGGTGGAGATCGTCGAGACCGACGTGTTCGATGCCGATACCCTGGCGGCGGAGCTGTCCATGCTGCCGGGCCGTTTCGATGCGGTGGCGCTGGTGGCGTTGGACCATCCGCGGATCCGCGCCGCCATCGACGATCTGGTCGAAGGCGGCATGGCGGTGGTGACGCTGGTGTCGGACGCCCCGTCGTCGCGGCGCCAGCATTATGTCGGCATCGACAACATCGCCGCCGGCCGCACCGCGGGTTCGCTGGTCGGCCGCTTCCTCGGCCCGCCTCGCATTGGCGAGGCGGGAAAGGTGGAACCGGGCGGCGCCGTCGGCATCGTCACCGGATCGGGCAGCCTGCGCGACCATGCCGAACGGCGCTTCGGCTTCGGGCAGGTGCTGGCGGAGGAATATCCCCACCTGATCCGCCTGCCGCCGGTCGAGGGCCGCGACGACCCCGACCGCAACCGCGATCTGGTCCGCCGCATGCTGGCCGACAGCCCCGATCTGGTGGCGATCTACAACACCGGCGAGGGCTCCGTCGGCATTGGGGAGGCGCTGGCAGAGGCCGGGCTCGCCCGCAAAATCCTCTGCGTCGGCCACGAGCTGACGCCCGCCACCCGCCGCATGCTGCTGGACGGCACCTTCGCCGCCCTGGTCGCCCAGGATCCGGGGCACGAGGTGCGCTCGATGGCGCGGGTGCTCCACGCCCTGGTTACGGGCCAAGAGATCGTCGCGGCGCAGGAACACATCCGGGTTCAGGTCATCCTGCGCGACAACCTGCCCTGA